In Zingiber officinale cultivar Zhangliang chromosome 3B, Zo_v1.1, whole genome shotgun sequence, a single window of DNA contains:
- the LOC122054697 gene encoding zinc finger MYM-type protein 1-like: protein MPQTASHLTASTEVEADPVLCSSRAGVPSRDPHRKFGRRDTSLPTQGEPQAPIGVHSPDHTPPQIGTPVASPTARPSGSPPQTRRRLRMDKFLKRKSMVNEETSQREKSNLELQHVPLKKSQVEINLDDLQSDPGLRVKISNYDPNDREKVRRAYLQKGPCQPRNHNFPQRKIGKASRRFCPSWFNEFGNWLEYSISKDAAFCLCCYLFRPDFGKQVGGDSFTSVGFTNWKKKEIFVKHVGSSNSAHNQAWQKCVDLMKESQHIEVALTRQTEQARNLYRVRLTASVDCIRFLLRQGLAFRGHNESESSFNQGNFLELLKFVADHNEDIKNAVLQNAPENNQLTSPEIQKDIVNAACLETTNAILNELGDEVFAILVDESRDISDKEQMAIALRYVNLRGIVVERFLGIVHVGDTSSLSLKKAIESLLSYYGLSIARIRGQGYDGASNMRGEFNGLKSLILKDNLFAYYVHCFAHQLQLTIVAVAKNHLQVASLFNLVAIVVKVVGGSCKRQDIFREKRMAEVKKALGNGEIFSGRGLNQESGLKKAGDTRWGSHYGTLMSLIVHFSIVLDVLEYVVEDGAHSEQKAEAAGLLDSLETFDFAFTLHLLKSILGVTNELSQILQRKNQDIVNAMIQVKISKKRLQLMRDNGWDDLLNEVMMFCNCHDIVIPDMNEVRVLKGRSRRKAPIVTNLHYYKVSLFYEVLDMQLQELNDRFAEVNTELLLCMECLSPENLFSAFDKEKLLQFAKFYPADFSSIEILALGNQLDNYFMDMNSSKEFANLKGIGSLARELVETRRDIVYPLVYKLIKLALVLPVATATVERAFSAMKIVKNRLRNRMGDRWLNDCLVTFIEKEVFDTIDNELILRRFQNMCTRREFL from the coding sequence GAATGGATAAATTTCTTAAAAGAAAGTCAATGGTAAATGAAGAAACAAGTCAAAGAGAAAAAAGTAATCTAGAGTTACAACATGTTCCCTTAAAAAAATCTCAAGttgaaatcaatttggatgaTCTTCAATCAGATCCTGGGTTACGGGTAAAGATTTCAAACTATGATCCTAATGATCGGGAAAAAGTGAGAAGAGCTTACCTGCAGAAAGGACCTTGTCAACCTCGCAATCATAATTTTCCACAAAGAAAAATCGGTAAAGCATCAAGAAGATTTTGTCCATCTTGGTTTAATGAATTTGGAAATTGGTTAGAATATAGCATAAGTAAAGATGCTGCATTTTGTTTGTGTTGCTACTTATTCCGACCAGATTTTGGAAAACAAGTAGGTGGAGATTCATTTACTTCAGTTGGGTTTACtaattggaaaaaaaaagagatttttgtTAAACATGTTGGAAGTTCAAATAGCGCACATAATCAAGCTTGGCAGAAATGTGTAGATTTGATGAAAGAAAGTCAACACATTGAAGTTGCTCTTACCAGGCAAACAGAGCAAGCTCGCAATCTTTATAGAGTCAGGTTAACTGCTTCAGTTGATTGCATACGATTTTTGTTACGCCAGGGGTTAGCTTTTCGAGGGCATAATGAATCTGAAAGTTCATTTAATCAAGGTAATTTTCTTGAACTTTTGAAATTCGTTGCAGATCATAATGAAGATATAAAGAATGCAGTTTTACAAAATGCTCCGGAAAATAATCAATTAACTTCTCCTGAAATTCAAAAAGATATTGTAAATGCTGCTTGTCTTGAGACTACAAATGCCATATTGAATGAACTTGGAGATGAAGTGTTTGCCATATTAGTTGATGAATCACGCGATATATCAGATAAAGAACAAATGGCTATTGCTTTACGTTATGTAAATTTGAGAGGCATTGTTGTTGAACGTTTCCTTGGGATTGTTCATGTTGGTGATACTTCTTCCCTGTCACTAAAAAAAGCTATAGAATCACTACTTTCATATTATGGATTGAGTATAGCTAGAATTAGAGGACAAGGATATGACGGTGCAAGTAATATGCGAGGAGAGTTTAACGGGCTCAAAAGtttgattttgaaagataatcTTTTTGCATattatgttcattgttttgcACATCAACTGCAACTTACTATTGTTGCAGTAGCAAAAAATCATCTCCAAGTTGCTTCTCTATTTAATTTGGTTGCTATTGTAGTCAAAGTAGTTGGAGGTTCATGTAAAAGACAAGATATCTTTCGAGAGAAACGAATGGCTGAAGTTAAAAAAGCACTTGGAAATGGAGAAATTTTCAGTGGTCGTGGCTTAAATCAAGAATCTGGGCTTAAAAAAGCTGGTGATACTCGTTGGGGTTCACATTATGGCACATTGATGAGTTTAATTGTGCATTTTTCCATTGTTCTTGATGTTTTAGAATATGTAGTGGAAGATGGTGCTCATTCAGAACAAAAGGCTGAAGCTGCTGGTCTTTTGGATTCTTTAGAAACATTTGATTTTGCTTTCACTTTGCATTTACTGAAGAGCATTTTGGGTGTTACAAATGAACTTTCCCAGATTTTGCAGAGAAAGAATCAAGATATTGTCAATGCCATGATACAAGTTAAAATCTCAAAAAAGAGATTGCAATTGATGAGAGATAATGGTTGGGATGATTTATTGAATGAAGTAATGATGTTTTGTAATTGCCATGATATTGTAATTCCAGACATGAATGAAGTTCGTGTTCTCAAAGGTAGATCAAGACGTAAAGCTCCAATTGTTACCAATTTACACTACTACAAGGTTAGTCTATTTTATGAAGTCTTGGATATGCAACTTCAAGAGCTTAATGATCGATTTGCAGAAGTAAATACTGAATTGCTTCTTTGTATGGAATGTCTTAGCCCAGAAAATTTGTTTTCTGCTTTTGACAAGGAAAAGTTGCTTCAATTTGCTAAGTTTTATCCCGCAGATTTTTCATCAATTGAGATTCTGGCATTAGGTAATCAGCTTGATAACTATTTTATGGATATGAACTCCAGTAAAGAGTTTGCAAATTTGAAAGGAATAGGAAGTCTTGCGAGAGAATTAGTTGAAACAAGAAGAGATATTGTATATCCATTGGTGTATAAGCTTATTAAACTTGCACTTGTGTTACCGGTGGCTACAGCAACTGTGGAAAGGGCATTTTCTGCTATGAAGATTGTGAAAAATCGACTTCGAAATCGAATGGGAGATCGGTGGCTGAATGATTGTTTGGTTACTTTTATTGAAAAAGAAGTTTTTGATACAATTGACAATGAATTAATATTACGTCGTTTTCAAAATATGTGTACTCGTAGGGAattcttgtaa